In a single window of the Mesoplodon densirostris isolate mMesDen1 chromosome 16, mMesDen1 primary haplotype, whole genome shotgun sequence genome:
- the MKKS gene encoding molecular chaperone MKKS codes for MSRLEAKKPSFCRSEPLTSERVRATLSVFKGIVTSCYGPAGRLKQLHNGLGGSVCTTSQSAALLANLPVTHPILKILTTSVQNHVSCFSDGGLFTAILCCNLVENVQRIGLTPTTVIKLNKQLLSLCTSYLKSEACGCRIPVNFSSTQILLCLVRSILTSKPACMLTTKEIDHISTLILRAFLLIIPENAQDHIILGKSIIIPLKPQRVIDSTVLPGILIEISEVQLMKILPIKKSDSFKVALFCVSLSGDLSDTGEGNVVVSYGVSLENAVLEQLLNLGRQLVSDHVDLVLCQKVIHPSLKQFLRTHHVIAVDRVGVAVMEPLSKVTGTRPIGSLDSISPSSYGSVKDLCTAKFGFKHFFHLIPNEATVCSLLLCNRNDTAWDELKLTCQAALHALQLTIKEPCVLLGGGCTETHLAAYIRHKTRSEPEGILRGDGCTQTELQLIAEAFCSALESLAGSLEHDGGEILTDGKFGHFWSVRADSPSVVNWPDLLSRCGCGLYSSQEELSWSFLRSAHLPFVPQTCLPCEATDSAGNLTLDCFTAKLSGLQVAVETANLILDLSYVIEDTN; via the exons ATGTCTCGTTTAGAAGCTAAAAAGCCCTCATTCTGTAGAAGTGAACCACTGACAAGCGAACGAGTGCGGGCCACCCTCTCTGTCTTCAAAGGCATCGTCACATCCTGCTATGGCCCGGCAGGCAGGCTGAAGCAGCTGCACAACGGCCTGGGGGGCTCTGTGTGCACAACCTCCCAGTCAGCAGCCCTCCTCGCCAACCTGCCAGTCACccatcccattttaaagatactgACAACTTCTGTGCAGAATCACGTGTCCTGCTTCAGTGACGGCGGCTTATTCACAGCCATTCTTTGCTGCAACTTAGTTGAAAATGTTCAGAGAATAGGTTTGACACCCACCACTGTCATTAAGTTAAATAAGCAGCTTTTGAGCCTCTGCACCAGTTACCTAAAATCCGAGGCCTGTGGTTGTCGAATCCCAGTCAACTTTAGTAGCACTCAGATCCTCCTCTGTTTGGTGCGCAGTATATTAACAAGTAAACCTGCCTGTATGCTCACCACAAAGGAAATCGACCATATCAGTACTTTGATTCTGAGAGCCTTTCTGCTTATAATTCCAGAAAATGCCCAAGACCACATCATTTTAGGAAAGAGTATAATTATCCCTTTAAAACCTCAAAGAGTTATAGATTCTACTGTGTTACCTGGAATACTTATTGAAATATCAGAAGTTCAATTGATGAAGATATTACCTATCAAAAAATCAGATTCCTTCAAGGTGGCACTCTTTTGTGTGTCTTTATCCGGAGACCTTTCTGATACTGGAGAAGGAAATGTGGTGGTGAGTTATGGAGTTTCTCTTGAAAATGCAGTCCTGGAACAGTTGCTTAACCTAGGAAGGCAGCTGGTTAGTGATCACGTAGATCTTGTCTTGTGCCAAAAAGTTATACACCCATCTTTGAAGCAATTTCTCAGAACGCATCATGTTATTGCTGTAGACAGAGTTGGAGTGGCTGTGATGGAACCCCTGAGTAAAGTCACAG gaacaaGGCCTATTGGTTCCTTGGACTCAATCTCTCCCAGTAGTTATGGAAGTGTGAAAGATTTGTGCACTGCAAAATTTggcttcaaacatttttttcatcttattcCTAATGAAGCAACTGTCTGCAGTTTGCTTCTCTGCAACAGAAATGACACAGCCTGGGATGAACTGAAG CTCACGTGTCAAGCAGCACTGCATGCTTTGCAGTTAACAATCAAGGAACCATGTGTTTTATTAGGAGGTGGCTGTACTGAAACTCATTTGGCGGCATATATCAGACACAAG ACGCGTAGCGAGCCAGAAGGCATTCTTAGAGGTGACGGATGTACCCAGACAGAGCTCCAGCTCATCGCTGAAGCGTTCTGCAGCGCACTCGAATCTCTCGCTGGCTCTTTAGAACACGACGGAGGTGAAATTCTCACTGACGGGAAGTTTGGACACTTTTGGTCAGTTCGGGCTGATTCTCCCTCTGTTGTGAACTGGCCAGATTTGCTTTCAAGATGTGGCTGTGGACTCTACAGCAGCCAGGAAGAACTTAGCTGGTCCTTCTTAAGGAGCGCTCATCTTCCTTTTGTGCCTCAAACCTGCCTTCCATGTGAAGCCACGGACTCAGCCGGCAACCTGACCTTGGACTGTTTTACTGCAAAGCTTAGTGGCCTACAGGTGGCTGTGGAGACTGCCAATTTGATTTTGGATCTTTCATATGTCATTGAAGATACAAACTGA
- the LOC132476058 gene encoding uncharacterized LOC128706666 homolog, translating to MKNSNWIRKYWLLVAGISFTGIHLGTYFIQRAAKQSVKSQPEGNKRV from the coding sequence atgaaaaatagcaaTTGGATCAGAAAGTACTGGCTTCTTGTAGCTGGGATTTCCTTCACAGGCATCCATCTCGGAACATATTTTATACAGAGAGCTGCAAAACAATCTGTAAAGTCTCAGCCTGAAGGCAACAAAAGAGTTTGA
- the LOC132476057 gene encoding uncharacterized LOC128706665 homolog translates to MSFQKFWRDYKVLVVMVPLVGLIHLGWHRIKSSPVFQIPNKDDLPEPGSLALTSPEKNHIPGK, encoded by the coding sequence ATGAGCTTTCAGAAGTTCTGGAGAGACTACAAAGTTCTGGTTGTTATGGTACCTCTAGTTGGGCTCATACATTTGGGGTGGCACAGGATCAAAAGTAGCCCTGTCTTCCAAATTCCTAATAAGGATGACCTTCCTGAGCCAGGCAGTCTGGCACTCACAAGTCCTGAGAAGAACCACATCCCAGGGAAATAG